From a single Pseudomonas sp. A34-9 genomic region:
- a CDS encoding MgtC/SapB family protein: MNAWWHEVWETLQAEFADVGDASQLTRITVRLLMAAVLGGILGFEREHKGKAAGVRTHMLVALGAALFVLVPQTSGAESDAMSRVVQGVIAGIGFLGAGTILKNKEGDEGHVKGLTTAAGLWMTAAIGVAAGLGKEATALLSTFLALGIFSVMPRIVKFFEKEEEKSDDH, encoded by the coding sequence ATGAACGCGTGGTGGCATGAAGTGTGGGAGACCCTGCAAGCGGAATTCGCCGACGTTGGTGATGCTTCACAGTTGACGCGGATCACCGTTCGCCTGCTGATGGCGGCGGTGCTGGGCGGGATTCTCGGCTTCGAACGCGAGCACAAGGGCAAGGCTGCCGGGGTGCGTACGCATATGCTGGTGGCGCTGGGGGCGGCGCTGTTTGTGCTGGTGCCGCAAACGTCAGGGGCGGAGTCCGATGCAATGAGTCGGGTGGTGCAAGGGGTCATTGCCGGGATCGGCTTTCTCGGTGCCGGGACAATCCTGAAAAACAAGGAAGGCGATGAAGGCCATGTCAAAGGCCTGACCACGGCAGCCGGGCTGTGGATGACCGCCGCGATCGGTGTTGCGGCTGGGTTGGGCAAGGAAGCAACGGCGTTGCTCAGCACCTTTCTGGCGCTGGGGATTTTTAGCGTGATGCCGCGGATCGTGAAATTTTTCGAAAAAGAAGAAGAGAAGAGTGATGACCACTGA
- a CDS encoding DUF3203 family protein yields the protein MPLRVDETNPEQKVCFFTVENGEEIRICEALVVETDSDKAMSFVEIDGRRVYITEKEADELTVAGAKDGRKHLKADESGSVI from the coding sequence ATGCCCCTTCGAGTCGATGAAACCAATCCCGAGCAAAAAGTGTGTTTTTTCACCGTTGAAAATGGCGAGGAAATTCGCATCTGCGAGGCCCTGGTAGTCGAAACAGATAGCGACAAAGCCATGTCGTTCGTGGAAATAGACGGCCGCCGCGTTTACATCACCGAAAAAGAAGCCGACGAGTTGACCGTCGCAGGCGCCAAGGACGGTCGCAAGCACTTGAAGGCCGACGAGAGTGGTTCGGTGATTTGA
- the ccoG gene encoding cytochrome c oxidase accessory protein CcoG has translation MSEQIPVRTVEASPTIAPHIKKVPARPMKATAKSSDNQIHTRSFTGLFRTLRMSGAGFLFVLFFGTVWLNWGGRQAVLWDLSESKFHIFGATFWPQDFILLSALLIIAAFGLFAITVFAGRVWCGYTCPQSSWTWIFMWCEKITEGERNQRIKLQAAPWGPSKLARRAAKHTLWLAISVLTGLTFVGYFTPIRPLAEELLTLQIGGVSLFWVLFFTAATYINAGWLREAVCMHMCPYARFQSVMFDKDTLAISYDVARGENRGPRKRDVKPLEAGLGDCIDCQLCVQVCPTGIDIRDGLQMECIGCAACIDACDSIMDKMNYPRGLIRYSSERELQGGKTHLLRPRLIGYTVVLVAMIGALALALVERPMVSLDVTKDRGLFRENGQGQIENIYTLKIINKTQQRQDYNLTLVDGDGFQLQGKTDLSLAPGEIVDVPVSVAMTTERPASSSQTLSFKIADSDEPEVYSVAKSRFVAPMNR, from the coding sequence ATGAGCGAACAAATCCCCGTCCGAACCGTAGAAGCATCCCCGACCATAGCTCCTCATATAAAGAAGGTGCCCGCGCGCCCAATGAAGGCGACGGCCAAGTCCAGCGACAACCAGATCCACACCCGCAGCTTCACCGGCCTGTTCCGCACCTTGCGCATGAGTGGCGCGGGATTTCTGTTTGTGCTGTTTTTCGGCACCGTGTGGCTGAACTGGGGCGGTCGCCAGGCCGTGTTGTGGGATTTGTCGGAAAGCAAATTCCACATCTTCGGCGCAACCTTCTGGCCACAGGATTTCATTCTGCTCTCGGCGCTGCTGATCATCGCAGCCTTCGGTTTGTTCGCCATTACCGTGTTTGCCGGCCGGGTCTGGTGCGGCTACACCTGCCCGCAGAGTTCGTGGACATGGATCTTCATGTGGTGCGAGAAGATCACCGAAGGCGAGCGCAACCAGCGGATCAAACTGCAAGCCGCACCGTGGGGCCCGAGCAAACTGGCCCGGCGCGCCGCCAAACACACCTTGTGGCTGGCGATCAGCGTGCTCACCGGCCTGACCTTCGTCGGTTACTTCACGCCGATCCGGCCACTGGCCGAAGAATTGCTGACCCTGCAAATCGGCGGTGTCAGCCTGTTCTGGGTGCTGTTCTTCACCGCCGCCACCTACATCAACGCCGGTTGGCTGCGCGAGGCGGTGTGCATGCACATGTGCCCGTATGCACGGTTCCAGAGCGTGATGTTCGACAAAGACACCCTGGCGATTTCCTACGACGTGGCCCGTGGCGAAAACCGTGGCCCGCGTAAACGCGACGTGAAACCGCTTGAAGCCGGCCTCGGTGATTGCATCGACTGTCAGTTGTGCGTGCAGGTCTGCCCGACCGGCATCGACATCCGCGACGGCTTGCAGATGGAATGCATCGGTTGCGCCGCGTGTATCGACGCCTGTGACTCGATCATGGACAAGATGAACTACCCGCGCGGTTTGATCCGCTACAGTTCCGAGCGCGAATTGCAGGGTGGCAAAACCCACCTGCTGCGCCCGCGACTGATTGGCTACACCGTGGTGCTGGTGGCGATGATCGGCGCACTGGCATTGGCGCTGGTCGAACGGCCGATGGTCTCGCTGGACGTGACCAAGGATCGCGGCTTGTTCCGTGAAAACGGTCAGGGCCAGATCGAGAACATCTATACCCTTAAAATCATCAACAAGACCCAGCAACGCCAGGATTACAACCTGACGCTGGTCGACGGCGACGGCTTCCAGTTGCAAGGCAAGACCGATCTGAGCCTGGCGCCGGGTGAAATTGTCGATGTACCGGTGTCGGTGGCGATGACCACGGAGCGCCCGGCCAGCAGCTCGCAGACTTTGAGTTTCAAGATTGCCGACAGCGATGAGCCAGAGGTTTATAGCGTGGCGAAGAGCAGGTTTGTTGCGCCGATGAATCGTTGA
- the mapR gene encoding GntR family transcriptional regulator MpaR (MapR regulates genes involved in Pseudomonas quinolone signal (PQS) production and anthranilate metabolism) has protein sequence MKRYEKFADDIAELIRSGVLGPGQRVPSVRYASQTYGVSPSTVFQAYYLLERRGLIRARPRSGYFVNTHAPSPFSEPVISSHVNDSTEVDVSELVFSVLDSIKDPSTVPFGSAFPSPTLFPLQRLSRSLASAAREMDPRMVVTDMSPGNPQLRRQIALRYMVGGLMLPMEELLITNGALEALNLCLQAVTEPGDLVAIEAPAFYASLQVLERLKLKAVEIPVHPRDGIDLGVLAQTLERHPIKACWCMTSFQNPMGATMPEAKKQELVELLRRHQVPLIEDDVYAELYYGQQAPKPAKAFDTEGLVMHCGSFAKSLAPGYRIGWVAAGRYAQKIERLKLMTSLCASMPAQAAIADYLQHGGYDRHLRKLRYALEEQQSAMLAAIARYFPAQTRVSQPAGGYFLWLELPPQMDSLKLFQMALAQGISIAPGPIFSPTQRFRNCIRLNYGSPWTEDSEKAMETLGRIVRSF, from the coding sequence ATGAAACGCTACGAAAAATTCGCCGACGACATCGCTGAACTGATCCGCTCCGGCGTCCTCGGCCCCGGCCAGCGCGTGCCTTCGGTGCGCTACGCCAGCCAGACCTACGGCGTCAGCCCGTCCACGGTGTTCCAGGCCTACTACCTGCTTGAACGCCGCGGCCTGATCCGCGCCCGGCCGCGCTCCGGCTATTTCGTCAACACCCATGCGCCGAGCCCGTTTTCCGAGCCGGTGATCAGTAGCCACGTCAACGATTCCACCGAGGTCGACGTCAGCGAACTGGTGTTCTCGGTCCTTGATTCGATCAAGGATCCAAGTACCGTGCCGTTCGGTTCGGCATTCCCCAGCCCGACCCTGTTCCCGCTGCAACGCCTGTCGCGCTCGCTGGCCAGCGCCGCCCGCGAGATGGACCCGCGCATGGTTGTCACTGACATGTCGCCGGGCAATCCGCAACTGCGCCGGCAAATCGCCCTGCGTTACATGGTCGGCGGCCTGATGCTGCCGATGGAAGAGTTGCTGATCACCAACGGCGCCCTCGAAGCGCTGAACCTGTGCCTGCAAGCCGTCACCGAACCGGGCGATCTCGTCGCCATCGAAGCCCCGGCGTTCTACGCCAGCCTGCAAGTCCTCGAGCGGTTGAAACTCAAAGCCGTGGAAATCCCCGTGCACCCGCGCGACGGCATCGACCTCGGCGTACTCGCGCAAACGCTGGAACGCCACCCGATCAAGGCCTGCTGGTGCATGACCAGTTTCCAGAACCCGATGGGCGCGACCATGCCCGAAGCGAAGAAACAGGAGCTGGTCGAACTGCTGCGCCGCCATCAGGTGCCGCTGATCGAAGACGACGTCTACGCCGAACTCTATTACGGCCAGCAGGCACCAAAACCGGCCAAGGCTTTCGACACTGAAGGTCTGGTGATGCACTGCGGCTCGTTCGCCAAGAGCCTGGCTCCTGGCTACCGCATCGGCTGGGTCGCCGCCGGCCGCTACGCGCAAAAGATCGAACGGCTGAAACTGATGACTTCGCTGTGTGCCTCGATGCCAGCGCAAGCGGCGATTGCCGACTATCTGCAACATGGCGGCTATGACCGCCACCTGCGCAAATTGCGGTACGCACTGGAAGAACAGCAGAGCGCAATGCTTGCAGCGATCGCCCGCTACTTCCCGGCACAGACGCGGGTCAGCCAACCGGCGGGCGGCTACTTTTTGTGGCTGGAATTGCCGCCGCAGATGGATTCGCTGAAGTTGTTTCAGATGGCACTGGCGCAAGGCATCAGCATTGCGCCGGGGCCGATCTTTTCGCCGACGCAGCGGTTCAGGAATTGTATTCGGTTGAACTATGGCAGCCCGTGGACCGAGGATTCGGAGAAGGCGATGGAGACGTTGGGGCGGATTGTGCGGTCGTTCTGA